The Tardiphaga alba genome includes a window with the following:
- a CDS encoding branched-chain amino acid ABC transporter permease: MSDTTMNIAPPAPTAADRLKFYGMWVIVAAALIILPKIFSSGGSLTTFSLIGISIIFSLSYNILLGQTGMLSFGHAVYYGLGGFLAIHAINIIAKNKFAIPLPLVPLIGGFAGLGFALIFGWVSTKRSGTAFAMISLGLAELVASSALILRTFFGGEAGVSANRTKAFRLFDWSFGPQIQIYYLVAAWTLIAVIAMYALTRTPLGRMCNAVRDNPERVQFVGYDPHVVRFIAFCFSGFFAGIAGALAAINFEIANSAYLGAVQSGTVLFATYIGGVGFFIGPIVGAIFVTLLSLGLSDLTQVWQLYFGLIFIAVVMFAPGGLTGLMMMHWPLIKAGTIARVLPAYLISFIPTLAMLVGFILAVEVIVFHMVHAGGDSHIKAFGIPFDAENRGVWAIAAVLLFVGAFAARKTWKMIAARWDDALTEARAKGAAA; the protein is encoded by the coding sequence ATGAGCGACACCACCATGAATATCGCGCCACCCGCGCCCACCGCCGCCGATCGTCTGAAATTCTATGGCATGTGGGTGATCGTCGCCGCGGCGCTGATCATCCTGCCAAAAATCTTCTCGTCGGGCGGATCGCTGACGACCTTCAGCCTGATCGGCATCTCGATCATCTTTTCGCTGTCCTACAATATCCTGCTCGGACAGACCGGCATGCTGTCTTTCGGGCATGCGGTCTATTACGGGCTCGGCGGCTTCCTCGCGATCCATGCCATCAACATCATCGCCAAGAACAAGTTTGCGATCCCGCTGCCTTTGGTGCCGTTGATCGGCGGCTTCGCGGGCCTCGGTTTCGCGCTCATCTTCGGCTGGGTCTCGACCAAACGGTCCGGCACCGCCTTTGCCATGATCTCGCTCGGCCTCGCCGAACTCGTGGCATCCTCGGCGCTGATCCTGCGGACCTTCTTCGGCGGCGAAGCCGGTGTGTCGGCCAATCGCACCAAGGCATTCCGGTTGTTCGACTGGAGTTTTGGCCCACAGATCCAGATCTACTACCTGGTCGCGGCATGGACGCTGATCGCCGTGATCGCCATGTATGCCCTCACCCGCACGCCGCTCGGCCGCATGTGCAATGCCGTGCGCGACAATCCCGAGCGCGTGCAATTCGTCGGCTACGATCCACATGTGGTGCGCTTCATCGCCTTCTGCTTCTCCGGTTTCTTTGCCGGCATCGCGGGCGCGCTGGCGGCGATCAATTTCGAGATCGCCAATTCCGCCTATCTCGGCGCCGTGCAGTCCGGCACCGTGCTGTTCGCCACCTATATCGGCGGCGTCGGCTTCTTCATCGGCCCGATCGTCGGCGCCATCTTCGTGACCCTGCTCTCGCTCGGCCTCTCGGACCTCACGCAGGTGTGGCAGCTCTATTTCGGGCTGATCTTCATCGCCGTCGTCATGTTCGCGCCTGGCGGCCTCACCGGCCTCATGATGATGCACTGGCCGCTGATCAAGGCCGGCACCATCGCCCGCGTGTTGCCGGCCTATCTGATCTCTTTCATTCCGACGCTGGCGATGCTGGTCGGCTTCATCCTGGCCGTCGAGGTCATCGTCTTCCATATGGTCCATGCCGGCGGAGATTCGCACATCAAGGCGTTCGGCATTCCGTTCGACGCGGAGAACCGCGGTGTCTGGGCGATCGCCGCCGTGCTGCTGTTCGTCGGCGCCTTCGCTGCGCGCAAGACCTGGAAAATGATCGCAGCGCGCTGGGACGATGCCCTCACCGAAGCCCGTGCCAAGGGAGCGGCCGCATGA
- a CDS encoding ABC transporter ATP-binding protein, translated as MTNAIEMHGVEKSFGITKVIQGVTLSVAKGERHALIGPNGAGKSTTFNLISGYMKPTSGTILLNGQDIVGLPPFQINRRGLSRSFQVTNVFAKMTVWENLRCAVLWATGHRYAFWKNVDALPEVRERTAQILQDISLVSRRDVPAGLLTYAEQRALEIGITIAGGADVVLLDEPTAGMSHAETERAVEQIRRLTEGRTLLIVEHDMSVVFGLADRISVLVYGEVIATGTPAEIRGNKKVKEAYLGEEAA; from the coding sequence ATGACCAACGCCATTGAAATGCACGGCGTGGAGAAATCCTTCGGCATCACCAAAGTGATCCAGGGTGTGACTCTCTCTGTCGCCAAGGGCGAACGCCACGCGCTGATCGGCCCGAACGGCGCCGGCAAATCCACCACGTTCAACCTGATCTCGGGCTATATGAAGCCGACCAGCGGGACCATTCTGCTGAACGGGCAGGATATCGTCGGCCTGCCGCCGTTCCAGATCAATCGCCGCGGTCTGTCGCGCTCGTTCCAGGTCACCAACGTCTTCGCCAAGATGACGGTGTGGGAGAATCTGCGCTGCGCCGTGTTGTGGGCCACCGGGCATCGCTACGCATTCTGGAAGAATGTGGACGCCCTGCCCGAGGTGCGTGAGCGCACCGCGCAGATCCTGCAGGACATCAGCCTGGTGTCGCGCCGCGACGTGCCGGCGGGACTGCTGACCTATGCGGAGCAACGCGCGCTGGAAATCGGCATCACCATTGCCGGCGGCGCCGATGTGGTCCTGCTTGACGAGCCCACCGCGGGCATGAGCCATGCCGAGACGGAGCGCGCCGTGGAGCAGATCCGGCGGCTCACCGAGGGGCGCACGTTGCTGATCGTCGAGCACGATATGAGCGTGGTGTTCGGCCTCGCCGATCGCATCTCGGTGCTGGTCTATGGCGAGGTGATCGCCACGGGCACACCGGCCGAGATCCGCGGCAACAAGAAGGTCAAGGAAGCCTATCTCGGCGAGGAGGCTGCCTGA
- a CDS encoding branched-chain amino acid ABC transporter permease has translation MLELIVISTLNGILFGMLLFLMASGLTVIFSMLGVLNFAHASFYMLGAFFGFQISKWFGFWPALIIAPLLAGALGAMVERYGLRQVHKYGHVPELLFTFGLAFAIEEIVSIVWGKSPVDFRVPALLDFPAFTLFSTNYPAFKIFMLVISIVIFAGLLITLKKTRIGLIVQAALTHPHMVGHLGHNVGRIFMLVFGVGTALAAVAGVIAGPALVTQSNMAGLLGPILFVVVVVGGLGSLPGAFIASLLIGLVQTFAVSMNGSLAGLFGPLSPDLAATWLSDIWNVTIAQIAPIMPYVLLVLILMFRPMGLLGTRET, from the coding sequence GTGCTCGAACTCATCGTCATATCCACGCTGAACGGCATTCTGTTCGGCATGCTGCTGTTCCTGATGGCCTCGGGCCTGACGGTGATCTTCAGCATGCTCGGCGTGCTGAATTTCGCTCATGCCAGCTTCTACATGCTCGGCGCCTTCTTTGGATTTCAGATCAGCAAGTGGTTCGGCTTCTGGCCGGCGCTGATCATCGCGCCATTGCTGGCCGGAGCGCTCGGCGCGATGGTCGAACGCTACGGGCTGCGACAGGTCCATAAATACGGCCATGTGCCGGAACTGTTGTTCACCTTCGGGCTGGCTTTCGCGATTGAGGAGATCGTCTCGATCGTCTGGGGCAAGAGCCCCGTCGATTTCCGCGTGCCGGCGCTGCTGGATTTCCCCGCCTTCACGCTGTTCTCGACCAACTATCCCGCCTTCAAGATCTTCATGCTGGTAATCTCCATCGTGATCTTTGCCGGCCTTCTGATCACGCTGAAGAAAACCCGCATCGGCCTGATCGTGCAGGCCGCCCTCACCCATCCGCATATGGTCGGCCATCTCGGCCACAATGTCGGGCGCATCTTCATGCTGGTGTTCGGCGTCGGCACCGCGCTTGCCGCGGTGGCCGGCGTGATCGCCGGACCTGCCCTCGTCACCCAGTCGAACATGGCCGGCCTGCTCGGCCCGATCCTGTTCGTGGTGGTGGTGGTCGGTGGCCTCGGCTCGCTGCCTGGCGCCTTCATCGCCTCGCTGCTGATCGGCCTCGTGCAAACTTTTGCAGTGTCCATGAACGGATCGCTGGCCGGGCTGTTCGGGCCGCTGAGCCCTGACCTTGCCGCCACCTGGCTGTCGGATATCTGGAACGTCACCATCGCCCAGATCGCGCCGATCATGCCCTATGTGCTGCTGGTGCTGATCCTGATGTTCCGCCCGATGGGCCTGCTCGGGACGCGTGAAACATGA